CTGTTCGGTTGGTGATCGGTTCCCCACGGTCCGTTAAGTGCGGCTTCGAGCCAGACGGTCGTCATGGTTCTTTGAGTGTGGTGAGGGGTCTGTGTGGTCAGAAAGGCGGTGTACTTGGTGGGTCGCCATCCGAGGCGGTTGCGGTGTTACCGCCCGCTGGGGAAGTCTGGTTCTCGTCCTTCGATGACGGCATCGATACCTTCGTGGAAGTCGGCGGTTCCAGAGACGACTTCGTGAGCGACCCCGTACCCCCACGTCAGGTTCATATCGTGTTGGACGTACTGGTTGAGGGTTTTTTTGGTGTACCGGACGGCGTTCTGCGCTGACGAAGCCAACGTATCCACGAGCTCATCGACCTCCTCATCGAGTTCCTCTTCGGGCACGACGCGGTTGATGAGGCCGATCTCGACGGCTTCCTCCGCAGGGATGGGCTTGCCCGTGAGGAGGTACTCTTTGGCGCGAGTGAGCCCGATCCGTCGCGGCCACATCACACAGCCACCGTCGCCAGCTGGCACGCCGAATCCCGAGACGTGCGGGTCACTGAACGAGGCGCCGTCACCAGCGATGATGAGGTCGCACGTGAGGGCGATAGAAGCGCCGAGGCTGTGTGCGCCTTGGCCGTTGACTTTGGCGATGATGGGTTGTTCGACATTGAGCATGCTCTCGAGAATTTCCTCGGCCTCCCGCATGGTGTTATCACGCCAGTAGTCGAGATCTTTCATCATCTTGAGGTACTCGGGGTCGTATTCAGTCGGCCCCATGAACGATTCACCTTTGCCAGTCACGACAACGACGCGGGTGTCGGCATCGTAGGCGGCTCGGAACGCGTCCCCGAATCCCTTGTGGACGGCTTCGTTGAGGTCTCCGATTTCGATGAGGAATACATCGTCCTGAACGGTCGCGTCGAGTTCGTCGACATCCTCTAATACCATGTCCCTCACTGTCTCAGTAGAGGACATAATATTAACTATTATTTATGATATAGTGTCGCTTCCGATAATATTGCGTACATACGTGTGTTTGCCGTGTGGGATACGAACCGCTGTGGCTTGGGTCTCCTCTGGAGTCTTGCGTTCCATCCTCGATGACGAACAACCGTCTTCAATATCCCCGCTTTGCTCCCCTTCAACCGTACCGCGCGGTAGTGTTTCTCGCCCCCAGAGGAATGCGGGGTGTTCTACAGCGTGCCTCGCGAGACCAGTTATGTCGATTCGAGACATCTACGCGACGAGCTTCGACGAGCAGCGAGCAATCGACCACACTAGCGGGGCGTGCGAGGAGTATCGCCGTCGCGTCGAGAACCCGAAAGCCGACCGCACCGTTCGAAAGTACCTCCAGAAACTCGCTCGCTACAGCCTCGTTCGCATCGAGGGGGCGAGTCGCGACCGACACTAGTGCCGTGTCGAGTACTGACTGCTGGCGGGTGTGAAGAACCAGATTTCGGTGCTCAGTCGGACTGTGACGAAACGTGAGGAGATCGAACGCTTGACAGACGAACGTCAGTTGTGGTGATGCTAACCAGGACTGGTTATATACGACCCACGTATAAGAAAATTTATAGAAATATATACATATTGGTACACTCCCGTGTAGGGAGGGGGCGCCTCGCTGGGTGAGACAATCGCGCTTGGCTTCCTCTGACAGCATTCGAGTCGCTTTGGCCATGCACAGTGGGGAATTATGCGAGGCACCCTCACGCCCTTCCTTAGGAGATCGCACGTGGCGCCATCCTCTCTTCAGAACGCGAAATCAATACGACAGTGAGTCTCCCGTTCACAGAGGCGTAATCGTATACGCACTCACCTCGACTGCTCCTATCTGCTCACTTTCGCAGAGGGGAATCACTCGGAGACACGGAGAGGGTCCGGTCAACACAGAGGGCGTGAGGCGTACACAGGTGGGAAAAAGGGAAGCGTGCAATGCCATGCGTACCATCGGAGGTGGGTCCACCGATCGCATCCGTCGTGTGGGTTCTCGATGGTCGCTTCCCTTTCGGTCGGGTGGAACCATACCGGCCGGGATAGGTTCCTTCCTCAAGCATCAGCCGGAGCGTGATAGTTAGTCGTCACAATATCGTACAGTTCTATGCCGTAGAAGGAGTCGAGAAGCATCCTACCGCGAGGTGCTCACATAGCTATCCTGGTCGCACCTGTGCCCCCGACGAGCCGTCACACGTGAACTGTTTTGCTACCATCTGCCGTCCTCCACCCGAGGAACGACTAATGACTGACAACGACGAGAGCGATACCAACGACTACGACGTCGACCCCGAAGCGCGCGACCAGCGCGAAATCGGACGTGAGATGGTCGACGAGAGTACCGGCCTCGGCTCGGTGATGGCACACGCCTACCGGGGCGAATTAGATCAAGCGACCACCTGGCGACAGCGACTCGACCAGACGACCACCTGGTCGGTCACGATCATCGCCGCGTTGCTGACGTGGGCGTTCTCGAACCCGGATAATCCACACTACATCCTCCTGATTGGGATGATCATCGTGGCCATCTTCGTCGGCATCGAAGCGCGGCGATACCGCGATTACGACGTGTATCGCTCGCGGATTCGGCTCCTCCAGCAGAACCTGCTCGCGAACGCCCTCGACCCGTCTCAGGGCGTCGTTCATCCCGACTGGCGCGTCGAACTCGGTCGTGATTACCGGACTCCAACGTTGAAGGTCTCGCTCGGTGAGGCGCTCGCGAATCGGCTCCGCCGCGTCTATCTCGCCCTGCTCGGCATCTTGCTCGCGGCGTGGGTCTTCCGAATCACGGCCTTCACACCGAGCCAGGAGTGGCTCACCAGTGCTCGCATTGCAATCGTTCCTGGAAGCGTGGTGACCGGTCTCGTCACGCTCCTCTATACCGTCGCGGTCGCGGTCGCCGTCTGGCCGCGAGAACGGCGTGCGAAGGGTGAATTTCGTGAGGGCAATCCCGATGCCTGGAAGGACGACCGAGATGACGGCGGGTAGGTGACGGCAGTCTCGCGGTAACTCACCCATCCACTCGTGTACCAGTTCGGTTACGCCAAACGAAGGAAGGGGTTCATGAGGCTCACCCCGCACCGTGCAGTCCGCTGATGGATACTGCTAGTATCGAGTTGATGTCGAGGTGTATTGTACACTATCGAACCTATACTGCTATCAAATTCGACGTCAATGTAAAAACGCAAAAAGGCGCACACGCTGTCTAACGACGGTAGCTGTGCACCGAGTCCGTTTCGTGGCGACCCGCAGAGACGTAGCTGTGAGACGCGTGCCGCGAGTGTTACGCGGTGGTTCCTACCGGAGGGGATTGATTCACTATCGTCTTACGGCCGATAGACACCCCAACCCGCACCTCCTCCCGTCGCTGTACGCAAGTGTCCCCCCTGGAACATCCGAGGAGCCCGCGTTGCTCGAACTGAACGACGTAGTTGAACGCCCGTCGCAGGTCGTCTTCCGACGACCGGCGATGGAACGGACACACGTCGTGTAAGTCCGTTCACCTGTGACGCGAAAAAACGCCGTGAAGCGACGTCTATTAGTCGTCTGTTCCGGGGGAATCGTCTCCGTATGATTCCCGGTTCTCGGTGCCAGTTCCCGTTCTCTGGCTCCCACTCTCGCGGAGGTCGGAAGCACTGCTACGTGCACGCGACATCCAGTCATCGATGTTTTTCGCCACGTAGTCTTTGCTTCCCCAGCCGATTCCAACCCCGATGGCTAGCGCGAGACCGAGACCGAGCGCACCGAAGAAGGCCACGATGACCGCGTTGAACAGGTTCGTCAGCACGGTCGTATCGAACCCAGCCGTGTCGAGGGCGAAGACGATGACGACGTACGAGACGAACACCTGGACCCCGAGACCGACTAAGTCGGTTGCCCGTGTCCTGTCGAAGCCCGCCACGATGTCACCGAGCAGGTCGGCCACGTAGAGACCGACGAGTAGGACGATTACCCCACCGATGAGGAGCGGGATTTGCCCGACGAAATCACTCAGCGGGTCCGAGAGCGCGGGAAAGCCGAGTGTGTCGACTGCAGCGACGAACGCGAAGAAGTAGATGAGGTACTCGACAGTCTTTCCGACGGCGGCGGCGACTCCACCGACCGACGCCGTCGCATTCGCGATGGGTGTATCGCTAACGTATCTGTCGAGACCGAGTCCAGCGACCACACCGGTAACCAAGTCACCGACGGCTCGGCCGATGGCGATACCAACGACGAGAATGGCGGCAGCGACGATAATCTGCACCACACCACCGGCAATACCGGTCAGGAACACACCCGGGAGCGCGATACCAGCGTAGTCGAGTGCGATGAGAAGTGCGAGGAAGTAGATGAGATACTCTGCGAGTTTGCCAGCAGCACTTCCGATACTACTAGCTCGACCGGCAGCGTCATCCACCGGTGCGCGACGGGCATACCTGTCGAGACCGAGTCCGTTGACGACGTTCGTGACGAGCCTCCCAACGGTTCGGCCAATGGCAACCCCTGCGACGAGAATGGCGAGGGCCACAACGAGTTGCACGACACCGGCACCGAGGCTCGTCAAGAATGCGCCAGGGATGGCGATACCAAGGTAGCTGAGTACAGCGATGAGCGTGAGGAAATAGACGACGTACCTGGTCAGATCGCCGAGTGACTGTGCGAGACTGTCGTCGGGGTCACTATCGGGTTCAAAAGGTGTTCCAGTCGCGTACTGTGACGGACGAACCCGCCTGACGACACGTTTGACTGCACCTCCGAGGATTCGACCGAAAATCCACCCGACGAAGAGGATGACTAGTGCGCCGAGAATGAGCGGAATCGACACAAGGAGTCCGTCAACCAGCGGCTGGATACTCTCGGGAACCGCCTGTAGGGGTGCTTCTACTAGTAGTCCGTTTGTTTCTGTCATGTTGTAACTCACACCAACGTCCATTACAGCGCCTATTGACGTTGGTACCGACATGCATCAATACCTATTGAAATAACACTTGGCCAAAAAGTATTTACTTAGTGACGTCGCTGCACTCACAAGTCTGGGCTTCCACGGTACTCTCTGAATAAGTGTTGAATGAACGTCATGTGTGGTTGGCTGATGATTTGCTGCGGTCCACCCTCCTCGCTGCAATCACCTGCTAAGTCGCTCGCGAACGCTCTGTCGGAATGAGCATGACGCGGACTCGACGCACGCCGTCGAAGTCCCGGAGTCGGTAGGTCAACGACCGAATCTGTTCGGCATCGCCTCGACAGAACACCGCTTCCAGACACCAGTCGCCCTGGTGGGTATGGCTCATGCTCTGGATGACGTCCTGGTACTCGTGGTGGACGTCGTGGAGGTCGTGGATGACCTCGTCGTGCTGGTAATCGTATCCGAGCAGCGCGACGATTCGGCCACTCGTCGTTTCGAGGCGCGAATGCGCCTCGATGTACTCCAACATCGCCTCCCGGACGCCTCTGGAGCGTGAATCCAGTCCCTGTTCCTGCCACACACGATCGAAGTCCTCGACCACCTCGTCCGGAATGTTGAAACTCGTTCGCATACGTCGTTACAGCGCCACGGGTCGTAAACGGGTGTCGTATGACGACGGGCCGGTTTCGGTATTAACAACCGCTAACTTCGTCCTCGACGGAGGCTCCGGTGTCGAATGTTCCCCGACGGTACCATCGGACTCTTCGCCGGTGCAATCCTCCTCGGCGCGATCCACGGTATCGAACCGGGGCACGGCTGGCCGGTCGCCGCGTCGTACGCCCTCGACCAGTCGAACAAGTGGCTGTACGGCTTCGCGGCGAGCTTCATCCTCGGGGTCGGGCATCTCGTCAGCAGCATCGCGATGGTCGCCGTGTTCTTCTATGCGAAAGCGTACTTCAACCTCACACAGGTCAACGAGCCGATCCAGCTCGTGGAGGGAGTCTCCATCGGCGGACCGGTGAGTCTCGTCGCCGGAGGGTTACTCATTCTCCTCGGGATTCGTGAGTACACCCACGGTCACGCCCACAGCCACGGGGGTGACGAACACGGCCACGAGCACACTCGTGGGCACGAAAAAGGGGAGCACGTCGCTCCACGCCGATTCGTGACGAGTGTCTATGCACTTCCGCCCAGCGCCCGTTCGCACGACTACCACGCTGCGCATTCGTCCTCGAACGACGGCTGGCTGGCTCGAATCACGCAGGCCCTTCCGTTCGGCGGCGGGCACTCCCACGACCACGAATCGATGGACGAACCGACCGACCGGGGGCTGCTCGGTATCGCGTGGTTCGCGTTCCTGCTCGGGTTCGCCCACGAAGAGGAGTTCGAGATCATCGCCCTCTGTGCGGGCTCGGACTACTGTCTCGAGTTGATGAGCGCGTATGCGGTGACCGTCATCGTCGGTATCGTCGGACTCACGATGCTACTCATCGCCGGATACGAGCAGTACGAGGAGGAAGTCGAGAAGTACACTCCCTATCTCCCGATGCTCTCGGCCGCGGTCCTCGTTCTCATGGGTGCCGGCTTCATCCTCGGCCTCTTCTGAGTGGTCGGCGGATATCCGAGCGACCCCCCCGCGAAACGAGCGGGAGGAGGGGAGAACACCCCCGGTCTCAGGGTCGAAACTGGGAAAAATAGACGTCGGCTGTCCGTTTCGAACACACTCCACCTTCGAGAAGGACACGTACAGCTCTTGTGTCGCGTCCAGCGTGACTGCAGAACCGGACGCTGACGGGTGCCTCACGATTCACTCCGGTGGCGTCCCGACCAGCCGAACGTCCTCTACACCCCCGGAGGGTGGTCTTAATTCGTCCGGCTCTGGGTCGTTCACGTATGACTCGACCACCGCACGTAGAGGTGGAGCCAGCGTCTGTATCCCCCGGCGGTGAGGTGAGGGTTCTCGTCGTGGTGTCGAACGTCACCGAGGCGGAAATCTGGCCCCAGCGAGAAGGTGGGGAATCGAGTGCGAAGACATCAGCCCCGCGCCGAGGGTCACCTACAAGAGCCAGCCCCCGATCCGGCGATGGCACTCAATTCAACGAAAAGCTACCATCTCCATGGACACGGAGAGTTCGCCTCTTCGCCAGTAGAACCATCCACAAACCGAGACGTAACCGACGAGCACCCCCGGAATCACCGTTGAGCCTCCAGTGGGGTGCCACAGCTCGGGCGCCGTGAGTTCTGGCCGAATAACGGTGGGGAGTGCTGGTCCTCCAGGTGGTTCGACGCCGAAGAACACGTTGTTCGCGGCGTCGTTCAGTGCGAAGTGCAGGCCTATAGGGGACGCCAATTCCCCCGAAAGAACGTACGACAGTCCGAGGAGTCCCCCGAGCATCGTCCAGACCACGAGCATTCCGACGAGCGATGCGTCCCCCGGAACGGTCCCGAGCGGAGCGACTCATGGCGCCGGTTCGATGTTCTGGTTCACGTGGAAGAAGTTGTCCGGATCGTATTCCGCCTTGACCTCCTGCAGTCGTTCGTAGTTGTCCCCGTAGGTGGCTCGAATCCGATCCCGTCCCTCCTCCATCATGAAGTTCACGTACGCTCCGCCGGCCGTGTGCGGATGGACCGCCTCCCAGTAATCGCGGGTCCACTCGGTGATCAGGTCGCGGTTGGCCGGGTCCCCATCCACGCCGAAGATGACCATCGACCAGTTGACGTCGCGGTGGCTCCAGGCGGTCTCGTCCCCGTCGACGCGGTTGACGGCGCCGTCGACGGGGTAGAGGTGCATCCCCGACTGTCGCGTCGGCACTTCGGCAAAGCGCTGATGTTCGGCGATAGCCTCGTCGGTCAGGTCGCGCACGAAGTCACCTTTCCAGTACCACTGATCACCCGGCGGCAGGATCTCGTCGAACAAGCTCTGGAGCGCCGGGTACGGCATCGGTCCGACGTGGTCGAACATCGGTTCGGCGGCGTCCCGTGCCGATCGGAGTGCGGCTTCGGTCTCCGCTTCCGACCCGAGACAGCACCACACGAGCCCGCAGAACTTCTCGCCGTGAAGCTCCTCCGGGAAGGGATCGCCCGGCACCTCGCCGGTCACGTAGGCGGCGTAGACGTCCTCCGGTTGCTCCGGCAGCCACTCGCGGTACCACCGCATGGTCTCTTCGAGGGCGTCGATCGGCCAGAACAGCGGCCCGGCGGTGACCGTCTCCACCGGATAGAGTCGGAACTCGAAGGCGGTGACGACGCCGAAGTTCCCGCCGCCGCCGCGCAGCGCCCAGAACAGGTCGGGGTGCTCGTTTTCGCTCGCGTGAACCAGACGGCCGTCGGCCAGCACGACGTCCGCACTGAGCAGATTGTCGATGGTCAGTCCGTACTTTCGAGTGAGGTAGCCGTGCCCGCCGCCCAGCGACAACCCGCCGACGCCAGTCGTGGAGACCACCCCACTCACGGTCGCCAGCCCGAAGGCGTGCGTGGCGTGGTCGACGTCGCCCCACGTGCAGCCAGCTTCGACGTGGACGGTTCTCGCTTCGGGATCGACGCGGATACCGGTCATCTCCGCGAGGTCGATGACCAGTCCGTCGTCGACCGTGCCCAGACCGGCACCGTTGTGGCCACCGCTACGGATCGCTGTGTCGAGTTCGTGGTCGCGTCCGAACGTCACGGCCGCGATCACATCTGCGACGTTCGCACACCGCGCGATCAGCCGTGGATGCTTGTCGATCATCGCGTTGTAGATGGCGCGCGCGTCGTCGAATCCCGAATCGTCGGGCAGGATCAGGTCACCGCGAAGCGCCCCTCGTAGCTGTTCGACCTCCGCTTCATCGTCTTTCGCTGCTGTTGCCATGGTTTCTTCCCCCGTCCTCCGCTATGGAGAACACATCCCCGGTCCCCGGTACCACGTACAGCGGTACCGAGGGCCACGATAACTACTATCGAGCGTGTAATGTAGGCATCTGGTGGCGGTTCGCCGAGGACTGGTCGCTATGCAGACGATGCACGTCGGTCACTACCTGCAACAGACCGTCGCCGACGAAGCAGAACGGAACGCGCTCGAAGCGTCGAGCGACAACTCGAACGAGCGGTCGCTGCCTGCCCGAGCGTCGACGAACCGCGTCCGCTAATTCCGACAGCGAAGTCAGAGCGACTCGTACCCGATCGGATATCCGCTGGAACCATCACTCCGGTCGCTCGATGGACCTCCAGATTAATGCGCTGAACTCCCGACCCCACAGTATGAAACTGGTACTACACGACCGGCATCCCTCGTCACGTTCCCCGAAACGTGTCGCGGTCGCGGCCCGTATCGATGCGTGACCGCGAACCCGCTGACCGGTCTGGGGCGTACGTCGTCACGCTCACCGACACCCGAGCGACCGACCCGCGGCTGACGGGCGGGAAGGGTGCCAACCTGTCGCGTCTCGCGCGCTCGGGCATCCCGGTCCCGTCGGGGTTCTGCGTCACGACCGTCGCGTACCGCCACCTCCTCGACGACGAGTCGGTCCAGACGGCGATTCGCGACCTCTCCGAAATCGACCCGGCCGACACCGCGGCGGTCGGCGCGGCAGGGGCGACGCTCCGCACACGTATCGAAGCCCTCGAGATTCCGCCCGCGATTCGAGAGGCGATTCAGACCGCTCTCGGAACGTCGACGGCCGCCTCCGATTCGACGTACGCGATCCGGTCGAGCGCGACGGCCGAAGACCTTCCAGAGGCGTCGTTCGCCGGGCAGCAAGAGACCTTCCTCAACGTGCACGGGACCGAGGCGGTCGTCGACCGCGTTCGAGACTGCATGGCCAGCCTGTTCACCGATCGTGCGATCACCTACCGAGCGAAGAACGATATTCCGCATGAGGACGTCGCACTCGCCGTCGTCGTCCAGGAGATGGTGACGCCCGACGCGTCCGGGATTCTCTTCACCGCCGACCCGGTCTCGGGGAACCGTCGCGTCACCGCGATCGAGGCCGGTCGGGGACTGGGGGAAGCGTTCGTCTCCGGCGAGGCGACCCCCGACTCGATTCGCGTCGACACCCACACCGGGGACCTCCTCGACTACGACGTCGGCGACCAGCGCGTCGCGGTTCGAGCACGCCCCGAGGGGGGAACCGAAACCGTCGAACTCTCGTCGTCCGTTCGGACGGCCCGCGTCCTCACCGACGAACAGGTCCGAACGCTGGTGGCGCTGGGAGCGAGAATCGACGCGCTGTTCGACCCCCCGCAGGACATCGAATGGGCACTCGAGGACGGGACCTTCTCGATTGTCCAGTCGCGGCCGATTACGACCCTGTTTCCCGTGCCGTCGCCTGCGCCGACCGACGACCGACTCCACGTCTACTACAGTGTCGGGCACGCACAGGCGTTCCCGGAGGCGATGCCGCCATTGGTCAGAGACGTCTGGCTCACGTATACGCAGGCAGCACTCGGGGCGTTCGGCCTCACTTCCCGCTCGCCAGTCGGTGTCGAAGCCGGCGGTCGAGTGTACGTCGACATCACGGGCCTCCTGCGAATCGATGCACTCCGGGACGACGTCCCAGACATCTTGGCGGAGGTGAGCGAGCCGATGGGTGCAGCGGTCGAGGACGTCCTTCGTCGGCGCGGTGACGAGTTCCGAACCGAGCGGACCACACGCGAGCGACTCACTGCACTCCCTGCAGTCGTCAGAATCGTGTGGAAGAGCGCTCGAGGACTCCCGTTCGTGTGGCGGGCGATGAGCGGCTTCGTCAGGGCGTTCGTCGGCGCACCGAACCCACCCGAGTAC
Above is a window of Halomarina ordinaria DNA encoding:
- a CDS encoding enoyl-CoA hydratase/isomerase family protein, whose translation is MVLEDVDELDATVQDDVFLIEIGDLNEAVHKGFGDAFRAAYDADTRVVVVTGKGESFMGPTEYDPEYLKMMKDLDYWRDNTMREAEEILESMLNVEQPIIAKVNGQGAHSLGASIALTCDLIIAGDGASFSDPHVSGFGVPAGDGGCVMWPRRIGLTRAKEYLLTGKPIPAEEAVEIGLINRVVPEEELDEEVDELVDTLASSAQNAVRYTKKTLNQYVQHDMNLTWGYGVAHEVVSGTADFHEGIDAVIEGREPDFPSGR
- a CDS encoding DUF2270 domain-containing protein; protein product: MTDNDESDTNDYDVDPEARDQREIGREMVDESTGLGSVMAHAYRGELDQATTWRQRLDQTTTWSVTIIAALLTWAFSNPDNPHYILLIGMIIVAIFVGIEARRYRDYDVYRSRIRLLQQNLLANALDPSQGVVHPDWRVELGRDYRTPTLKVSLGEALANRLRRVYLALLGILLAAWVFRITAFTPSQEWLTSARIAIVPGSVVTGLVTLLYTVAVAVAVWPRERRAKGEFREGNPDAWKDDRDDGG
- a CDS encoding mechanosensitive ion channel family protein produces the protein MTETNGLLVEAPLQAVPESIQPLVDGLLVSIPLILGALVILFVGWIFGRILGGAVKRVVRRVRPSQYATGTPFEPDSDPDDSLAQSLGDLTRYVVYFLTLIAVLSYLGIAIPGAFLTSLGAGVVQLVVALAILVAGVAIGRTVGRLVTNVVNGLGLDRYARRAPVDDAAGRASSIGSAAGKLAEYLIYFLALLIALDYAGIALPGVFLTGIAGGVVQIIVAAAILVVGIAIGRAVGDLVTGVVAGLGLDRYVSDTPIANATASVGGVAAAVGKTVEYLIYFFAFVAAVDTLGFPALSDPLSDFVGQIPLLIGGVIVLLVGLYVADLLGDIVAGFDRTRATDLVGLGVQVFVSYVVIVFALDTAGFDTTVLTNLFNAVIVAFFGALGLGLALAIGVGIGWGSKDYVAKNIDDWMSRARSSASDLRESGSQRTGTGTENRESYGDDSPGTDD
- a CDS encoding CopG family ribbon-helix-helix protein, with protein sequence MRTSFNIPDEVVEDFDRVWQEQGLDSRSRGVREAMLEYIEAHSRLETTSGRIVALLGYDYQHDEVIHDLHDVHHEYQDVIQSMSHTHQGDWCLEAVFCRGDAEQIRSLTYRLRDFDGVRRVRVMLIPTERSRAT
- a CDS encoding FAD-binding oxidoreductase — translated: MATAAKDDEAEVEQLRGALRGDLILPDDSGFDDARAIYNAMIDKHPRLIARCANVADVIAAVTFGRDHELDTAIRSGGHNGAGLGTVDDGLVIDLAEMTGIRVDPEARTVHVEAGCTWGDVDHATHAFGLATVSGVVSTTGVGGLSLGGGHGYLTRKYGLTIDNLLSADVVLADGRLVHASENEHPDLFWALRGGGGNFGVVTAFEFRLYPVETVTAGPLFWPIDALEETMRWYREWLPEQPEDVYAAYVTGEVPGDPFPEELHGEKFCGLVWCCLGSEAETEAALRSARDAAEPMFDHVGPMPYPALQSLFDEILPPGDQWYWKGDFVRDLTDEAIAEHQRFAEVPTRQSGMHLYPVDGAVNRVDGDETAWSHRDVNWSMVIFGVDGDPANRDLITEWTRDYWEAVHPHTAGGAYVNFMMEEGRDRIRATYGDNYERLQEVKAEYDPDNFFHVNQNIEPAP
- a CDS encoding PEP/pyruvate-binding domain-containing protein, which gives rise to MRDREPADRSGAYVVTLTDTRATDPRLTGGKGANLSRLARSGIPVPSGFCVTTVAYRHLLDDESVQTAIRDLSEIDPADTAAVGAAGATLRTRIEALEIPPAIREAIQTALGTSTAASDSTYAIRSSATAEDLPEASFAGQQETFLNVHGTEAVVDRVRDCMASLFTDRAITYRAKNDIPHEDVALAVVVQEMVTPDASGILFTADPVSGNRRVTAIEAGRGLGEAFVSGEATPDSIRVDTHTGDLLDYDVGDQRVAVRARPEGGTETVELSSSVRTARVLTDEQVRTLVALGARIDALFDPPQDIEWALEDGTFSIVQSRPITTLFPVPSPAPTDDRLHVYYSVGHAQAFPEAMPPLVRDVWLTYTQAALGAFGLTSRSPVGVEAGGRVYVDITGLLRIDALRDDVPDILAEVSEPMGAAVEDVLRRRGDEFRTERTTRERLTALPAVVRIVWKSARGLPFVWRAMSGFVRAFVGAPNPPEYEEALWTDWGEEMASQVTGHGTLAERVHAPFDLIGTAAAVTSFPRTGPLFAALVADAWLRTRFPDAPEDVNAVGRGFPRELVTRINLGLGDLADVARDHPAVADALQQGASLDEVEACEGGDVFREAFEAYLDEFGHRATGELDLSRPRWREDPSGLLATIRANLEHGDGESADHRQHIQRMEREALAAADRLEQRANRGLLGPVRERLVRQVIRTYRGYIQTREYPKQGAAHLFTAWRDVLRAGGEVLASEGQLATSDDIWFLRRDELLSALRGEPLAVDIDRRRAEFGRHASMTAPPVVTSEGEAPRPEIDRTDVPDGTLVGTGVSGGVVEGVARVVRDPSEETIEKGEILVAPSSDPGWTPLFLNAAGLVSEVGGRMSHGALVAREYGLPAVVSVPDATRRITTGQRVRVDGSTGRVELIE